From Flavobacterium sp. 102, a single genomic window includes:
- a CDS encoding OmpA family protein: MKNLYIAISFVAMSFTLSAQNKDTKAADKLFARYEYVDAAKEYLRLVENDKADPYVYKQLADANYNMFNATEAAKWYAKATETNQDAETYYRYAQMLKASGKYEEANKQMQKFAAAAPSDQRAKAFKENPNYIPRLLDKTKLFNVNASDISSDKSDFGAVLYDNSLYFASARNGARKNYGWTDEPFLDIYKADYNTDGTITNAGVVASLNSKWHDGPVTISADGNTAYFSSESFKEKQSEKDKKANAKISQVYLFKATKSGDTWGELTALPFNDKSYSTGNASLSRDGKTLYFASNRPGSIGASDIWKVAINADGTYGEPQNLGNKVNTEGNENFPFIADDNKTLYFASSGKQGLGGYDVYQIDLSSGSDASNLGAPVNTEKDDFAFSFNGTKNVGFLSSNRGGNDDILLVSPICGVDVTVVVTNAKTGAILSNASVAILDDKKNVIATEMSNASGEVKYRVECNKPYVVQASKDGFEGNTFAITPSKGPSAKVDAALQPIDVIVTETEIVLKPIYFEYDKSNITQEGAFELDKLVQVMKNNDKMVILAKSHTDNRGTDKYNERLSDRRAKSTAQYIISKGIAASRISAKGMGELEPKVDCGKDCTEEQHAQNRRSEFLIVTK, translated from the coding sequence ATGAAAAATCTATATATAGCCATAAGTTTTGTAGCCATGAGTTTTACACTTTCGGCGCAAAATAAAGATACAAAAGCAGCCGACAAACTGTTCGCAAGATACGAGTATGTTGATGCGGCCAAGGAATATCTGAGACTTGTTGAGAATGATAAAGCCGATCCTTATGTATACAAGCAATTGGCCGATGCGAATTACAATATGTTTAACGCAACAGAAGCAGCGAAGTGGTATGCCAAAGCAACTGAAACTAATCAAGATGCGGAGACTTACTACCGCTATGCTCAGATGCTAAAAGCCAGTGGAAAATACGAAGAAGCCAACAAGCAAATGCAAAAATTTGCTGCGGCTGCTCCAAGTGACCAACGTGCGAAAGCTTTTAAAGAAAACCCTAATTACATTCCGAGATTATTAGATAAAACTAAATTGTTCAATGTTAATGCTTCTGATATTAGCAGTGACAAGTCTGATTTTGGAGCGGTACTTTATGACAATAGTTTATACTTTGCCAGTGCCAGAAACGGAGCCAGAAAAAACTACGGTTGGACTGACGAACCTTTCTTAGACATTTACAAAGCTGATTATAATACTGATGGTACAATTACCAATGCGGGTGTTGTGGCTTCTTTAAATTCTAAATGGCATGATGGTCCTGTAACTATCAGTGCTGACGGAAATACAGCTTATTTTTCTAGTGAAAGTTTTAAAGAGAAACAATCTGAGAAAGATAAAAAAGCCAATGCAAAAATCAGCCAGGTTTATTTATTCAAAGCAACTAAAAGCGGAGATACTTGGGGAGAACTTACTGCTTTGCCTTTCAATGATAAAAGTTATTCAACAGGAAATGCAAGTTTGAGCAGAGATGGTAAGACTTTATACTTTGCTTCAAACAGACCCGGAAGTATAGGTGCTTCTGACATTTGGAAAGTAGCAATAAATGCTGATGGAACTTATGGTGAGCCTCAAAACTTAGGTAACAAAGTAAATACTGAAGGCAATGAAAATTTCCCTTTTATTGCTGATGACAACAAAACATTGTACTTCGCTTCAAGCGGAAAACAAGGTTTAGGAGGTTACGATGTATATCAAATTGATTTGTCAAGTGGCTCAGATGCCAGTAATTTAGGCGCTCCGGTAAATACAGAGAAAGATGATTTCGCATTTTCTTTCAATGGTACTAAAAACGTTGGTTTCTTATCGAGTAATCGTGGCGGAAACGATGATATCTTGTTGGTTAGCCCTATTTGTGGTGTTGATGTAACTGTGGTGGTTACTAACGCTAAAACAGGTGCTATTTTATCTAATGCAAGTGTTGCTATCTTAGACGATAAGAAGAATGTTATTGCTACTGAAATGTCCAATGCCAGTGGTGAAGTTAAATACAGAGTAGAGTGTAACAAACCATATGTAGTGCAAGCTTCTAAAGATGGTTTTGAAGGGAACACTTTTGCAATAACACCAAGTAAAGGACCATCTGCTAAAGTAGATGCGGCTTTACAACCAATTGATGTAATTGTAACAGAAACAGAAATTGTATTAAAACCAATCTATTTTGAATACGACAAAAGTAACATCACGCAAGAAGGTGCTTTTGAGTTAGACAAATTAGTACAGGTGATGAAGAACAATGACAAAATGGTCATCTTAGCTAAATCTCACACGGACAACAGAGGAACTGATAAATACAACGAAAGACTATCTGACAGAAGAGCTAAATCAACTGCGCAATATATCATTTCTAAAGGGATTGCTGCCAGCAGAATCTCTGCTAAAGGTATGGGTGAGTTAGAGCCAAAAGTAGATTGTGGCAAAGACTGTACTGAAGAGCAACACGCTCAAAACAGACGTTCAGAATTCTTGATTGTGACGAAATAA
- a CDS encoding fibronectin type III domain-containing protein, with product MKKITLLILLTFFTISGYSQFTPVIVEGFESTTGPEALPGTTWALTTGNWAVFDNAVGTGQRWGINNTVNDPPIVYAGTNAAYINRETMSIGDISEDFLATPLVNIPNNGELRFFTRSFASGNQGTVYQIRVAPATASQTNPAAYTIIQQWTEADLTTTFNIYEEKVVNIPAIYHNQQVYVSFVKVHNQQVAGVAGSGDRWLVDNVAIVEKCADPTNLTFTTLLSTSATLNWANPSGATSWEIEVVPSAGTPTGVGVVYNGTLPYVVTGLLPNTSYKFYVRAICSSGFPSLYVGPSAIFTTSAAPPECGGNFVDSGNTSANYSNSENITTTICPTIPGEQVTVTFTSFATEATWDGLYVYNGNTVTPSQLLPSANGAGNVPGGLAGAYWGTLTGGNLPGPFTSTSADGCLTFVFRSDTSGVFAGWVSNVTCAPPPVCQRPSGLTTTALTSNSVTLGWTNNGLATTWEVLALPCGSPAPTADSTGWLPTATNPYVFTGLTSATCYDLYVRGNCSSTSNGVSLWSGPLSVTTQVAPPECGGNFVDAGGVAANYANNSNVTTTICPTIPGEKVTVTFTLFNTETNWDGLYVYNGNSVTPSQLLPSANGAGNVPGGLAGSYWGNLTGANLPGPFTSTSADGCLTFVFRSDGSFNNPGWVSTITCAPPPACEQPTNLTASGMTTTTVQLGWVSPGTATAWQVIAVPAGSPAPLPTETGWTAAPTNPFVLGGLTPGTAYEYYVRGDCGGAGVSLWSGPVAFSTVPTCPPPTTLTTSTVLSTSVQLNWNSVAPSVSWQVLVLPCGSPAPTASTTGWIDAPTNPFVVTGLSPVTCYDFYVRGFCTDTDLSFWSPVATVTTQVAPPVCGGTYTDAGGPTANYPNGSDSTVTICPPAGQVVTVTFSAFDTETNWDALYVFDGADINAPQIASTNGAGFVPGGLAGGYWGTAIPGPFTASGVDGCLTFRFRSDGSVNRAGWVADVTCGAAPNCPKPTALTATNITTTSALLGWTELNPLVTSWDIIIVPLGSPVPLPTDPGFFTVSANPALITGLNPGTQYTFYVRSNCPVEGESALSNGLNFNTLLANDNCEGAIFAPVNGSAVCQQVTPGSIAGASASPSPAIAPCLGTADDDVWFQFIATNTYLNVALQNVVGTTTNLNFAAYSGQCGTLTQFFCSAANSLSGVLNNLTVGTTYYIRVYSNAATAQSTTFNLCISTPSTCPTASTVCSLTNYANTTGVTSLGAIGCLGSSPNPAYFTIQVATSGPINFLLTQSSTIGGAPNLDVDYAAWGPFTGQEAACTFIGVSAPFAPPGIGVPVTQQTGCSFSAAPTETLNIANAVAGQYYIVLITNFSNQAGYINLTQTNAGATGAGGTLCCPDAFFSYTPTSYCKELGAPNPIAVIAPSSVAGVFSSTIVPGLVFADTATGEIDLQASAPGNYVITNTVAATASCDEKVKSFTINITEPTSATIAYSAPSYCRSITSLQNVTFTGSTGGSYSASPNGGLYIDANTGAINPSLSAPGIYTVTYALPGAGVCVSSNPTTQVEIIASPVIVQPAPVSVCNTYSLPALTVGNYFAASGGVSPLDINTPITATQTVYIYANNNGCSDEKSFTVTINTAPSPTVNVTQTSCLVQTGTIEVTSPIGTSSGLPSNLFISEVTDEDVGSLTYVEIFNGTGSSVDLSNYKLKVFNNGSTTASCDNQLTGILNNNSTFVIAVGSIVNQGGVVPNQVFATCGGVNTDDYIKLTTSANVDVDLWGRTDGTNFTPANQAGYTYRRNNTATVPSLTWNAADWTSIDPQDYTNIGSYALPQSGYQYSLDNGAYQAGTTFASVAPGTHTITVLDLATGCFSVPLTVVIDPVPFTPTVLGFTYPTPVCQNATITMTPTLAAGFTTGGTFSSTTGLNIDPTTGLITLSGNAGSLPGNYTVVYSVAPNNAICLAGGSATFDIVITPVITPVTTIAYQSQYCIGSATPLPDTSAPGFTTGGTFSSTAGLDINPTTGEVLSTSIPGTYTITYSITADPATCRVASSSTDQIVIGSPIQISVSGNCEGIEFVLTVSPTEGSFDSNVTYTWENSSGANVGSTQSIVVSALDTYTVTVTSNGCPNSSFIVVDAITCVIQKGISANNDGLNDSFDLRGFNVKKLGIFNRYGVKVYEQSNYTDQWKGQSDGGDELPDGTYYFVIERDNGETRTGWIYINRVQ from the coding sequence ATGAAGAAAATTACATTACTAATTTTGCTGACCTTTTTCACTATTTCTGGCTATTCTCAATTTACGCCGGTAATAGTTGAAGGATTCGAGTCAACAACAGGTCCCGAGGCATTGCCCGGAACGACTTGGGCATTAACAACAGGTAACTGGGCTGTTTTCGATAACGCTGTAGGAACCGGACAAAGATGGGGAATTAACAATACTGTTAATGATCCACCAATTGTTTATGCAGGTACAAATGCTGCTTATATCAATAGAGAAACCATGAGTATTGGTGATATCTCTGAGGATTTTTTAGCTACTCCTTTGGTTAATATTCCAAACAATGGTGAACTGCGTTTTTTTACACGTTCATTTGCTTCAGGGAATCAAGGAACGGTATACCAAATTAGAGTTGCCCCTGCTACTGCATCGCAAACTAATCCGGCTGCTTACACAATAATTCAACAATGGACAGAAGCCGATTTAACAACTACTTTTAATATTTACGAAGAGAAAGTTGTCAATATTCCGGCCATTTATCACAATCAACAAGTTTATGTTTCCTTTGTTAAGGTTCACAATCAGCAAGTAGCTGGTGTTGCCGGTTCAGGAGATCGTTGGTTAGTTGATAATGTTGCTATCGTTGAAAAATGTGCCGACCCTACTAATTTGACTTTTACAACATTGCTTTCAACGAGTGCCACTTTAAATTGGGCTAATCCAAGTGGTGCAACATCTTGGGAAATAGAAGTTGTGCCTTCGGCTGGAACTCCAACAGGAGTAGGAGTAGTTTATAATGGAACACTTCCTTATGTCGTTACTGGATTACTTCCAAATACATCTTATAAATTTTATGTTAGAGCCATATGTTCTTCGGGATTCCCTAGTCTTTACGTAGGACCATCGGCAATTTTTACAACTTCTGCTGCTCCTCCGGAGTGTGGAGGAAATTTTGTCGATTCAGGAAATACATCAGCTAATTACTCTAATAGTGAGAATATCACCACGACTATTTGTCCAACCATTCCCGGAGAACAAGTAACGGTTACGTTTACGTCATTCGCTACTGAGGCCACTTGGGATGGTTTGTATGTTTACAACGGAAATACAGTTACACCTTCACAATTATTGCCAAGTGCAAATGGTGCCGGAAATGTTCCAGGCGGATTAGCCGGAGCCTATTGGGGTACGTTAACAGGAGGCAATTTGCCGGGACCATTCACTTCAACTAGTGCGGATGGATGTTTGACATTTGTTTTCAGAAGTGATACTTCAGGTGTTTTTGCGGGTTGGGTTTCAAATGTAACCTGTGCACCACCACCAGTTTGTCAAAGACCAAGTGGATTGACAACAACCGCATTGACATCAAATTCTGTGACTTTAGGTTGGACCAATAATGGGCTTGCAACGACATGGGAAGTTTTGGCTTTACCTTGTGGCTCTCCTGCTCCAACAGCAGATTCTACCGGTTGGCTTCCAACAGCAACTAATCCATACGTGTTTACCGGATTAACTTCGGCAACATGTTATGATTTATATGTAAGAGGAAATTGTAGTTCAACATCAAATGGCGTAAGTTTATGGTCAGGACCTCTAAGTGTAACTACACAAGTTGCGCCACCAGAATGTGGAGGTAATTTCGTAGATGCAGGAGGTGTTGCTGCTAATTATGCTAATAATTCAAATGTTACCACCACCATCTGTCCAACAATACCTGGAGAAAAAGTAACAGTGACCTTTACTCTTTTCAATACGGAAACAAACTGGGATGGTTTATATGTATACAATGGAAATTCGGTTACACCTTCACAATTATTGCCAAGTGCAAATGGTGCAGGAAATGTTCCAGGAGGATTAGCCGGTTCATACTGGGGTAATTTAACAGGAGCCAATTTACCTGGACCATTCACCTCAACTAGTGCTGATGGATGTTTGACATTTGTGTTTAGAAGTGACGGTTCGTTTAATAATCCAGGATGGGTTTCTACTATTACTTGTGCACCGCCACCGGCATGTGAACAGCCAACAAACTTGACTGCTTCAGGAATGACTACAACGACAGTGCAGTTGGGATGGGTAAGTCCTGGAACTGCAACAGCTTGGCAAGTTATAGCTGTGCCTGCTGGATCACCTGCGCCACTACCAACTGAAACAGGTTGGACTGCAGCACCTACAAATCCATTTGTTTTAGGAGGATTAACTCCCGGAACAGCTTATGAATATTATGTGCGTGGAGATTGTGGAGGAGCTGGAGTAAGTTTATGGTCTGGACCGGTAGCTTTTTCAACAGTACCTACATGTCCTCCGCCAACAACTTTGACAACCTCTACGGTTTTATCTACTTCAGTTCAATTAAATTGGAATAGTGTTGCGCCATCAGTTTCTTGGCAAGTATTGGTTTTGCCATGTGGATCGCCTGCACCAACTGCTTCAACAACGGGATGGATAGATGCACCAACAAATCCTTTTGTTGTAACTGGATTATCGCCAGTAACCTGTTATGATTTTTATGTTAGAGGCTTTTGTACAGATACTGATTTAAGTTTCTGGTCGCCTGTGGCAACAGTTACAACGCAAGTAGCTCCACCGGTATGTGGTGGAACTTATACAGATGCTGGTGGACCAACGGCTAACTATCCAAATGGTTCGGATTCAACAGTCACGATTTGTCCGCCTGCCGGACAAGTAGTAACGGTTACTTTCTCTGCTTTTGATACAGAAACGAACTGGGATGCTTTATATGTTTTCGACGGAGCTGATATTAATGCACCACAAATTGCCAGTACCAATGGTGCGGGATTTGTACCTGGTGGATTAGCAGGCGGTTATTGGGGAACTGCTATTCCTGGCCCATTTACGGCATCAGGTGTAGATGGTTGTTTAACTTTCAGATTTAGAAGTGATGGTTCTGTTAACAGAGCTGGATGGGTTGCTGATGTGACTTGTGGAGCTGCACCAAACTGTCCAAAACCAACAGCTTTAACTGCAACAAACATTACAACAACTTCGGCTTTATTAGGATGGACAGAATTAAACCCTCTTGTGACCTCTTGGGACATTATCATAGTACCATTAGGTTCGCCGGTACCACTTCCAACAGATCCTGGATTTTTCACAGTTTCAGCTAATCCAGCTTTAATTACAGGATTAAATCCTGGTACACAATATACTTTTTATGTAAGGTCTAATTGTCCGGTAGAGGGAGAAAGTGCTTTGTCAAATGGATTGAACTTTAATACTTTATTGGCTAATGATAATTGTGAAGGTGCCATTTTTGCACCGGTAAACGGCTCAGCAGTTTGTCAGCAAGTAACACCGGGTTCTATTGCTGGAGCTAGTGCTTCACCGTCACCTGCCATTGCTCCTTGTTTAGGAACAGCGGATGATGATGTGTGGTTCCAATTTATTGCCACAAACACTTATTTGAATGTTGCCTTGCAAAATGTTGTAGGAACTACTACGAATTTAAATTTCGCTGCCTACTCAGGACAATGTGGTACTTTAACACAATTCTTTTGTAGTGCTGCCAATTCCTTATCAGGAGTATTGAATAACTTGACTGTAGGTACTACTTATTACATAAGAGTTTATTCGAATGCTGCTACTGCTCAATCAACAACTTTTAATTTGTGTATATCAACACCGTCAACATGTCCAACTGCTTCAACCGTTTGTAGTTTAACAAACTATGCTAATACAACAGGGGTGACAAGTTTAGGTGCTATTGGCTGTTTGGGTAGTTCTCCTAATCCTGCTTATTTTACTATTCAGGTTGCAACATCAGGACCTATCAACTTTTTGTTGACACAGTCATCTACTATTGGTGGGGCACCAAATCTTGATGTTGATTATGCCGCTTGGGGACCATTTACCGGTCAAGAAGCAGCTTGTACATTTATTGGTGTATCAGCACCGTTTGCACCTCCGGGAATCGGAGTGCCGGTTACTCAACAAACAGGTTGTAGTTTTTCTGCAGCTCCAACAGAAACTTTAAATATTGCTAATGCTGTAGCGGGTCAATATTATATAGTGTTAATTACCAACTTCTCTAATCAGGCTGGGTATATTAACTTAACACAAACTAATGCAGGTGCAACTGGAGCAGGTGGAACACTTTGTTGTCCTGATGCTTTCTTTAGTTACACTCCAACATCTTATTGTAAAGAGCTCGGAGCTCCAAATCCTATAGCGGTTATAGCACCTAGTTCAGTGGCTGGAGTATTTTCTTCAACTATAGTTCCTGGTTTAGTCTTTGCTGATACAGCAACGGGAGAAATTGATCTTCAAGCTAGTGCGCCCGGAAATTATGTAATTACAAATACAGTGGCGGCAACAGCTAGTTGTGATGAAAAAGTGAAATCGTTTACTATTAACATTACAGAACCAACTTCGGCTACTATAGCTTATTCAGCACCATCTTATTGTAGAAGCATTACTTCTCTTCAAAATGTTACGTTTACGGGTTCTACTGGTGGTTCATATTCTGCAAGTCCTAACGGAGGTTTATACATAGACGCCAATACAGGGGCTATTAATCCGAGTTTAAGTGCGCCTGGGATTTACACCGTTACTTACGCTTTACCGGGAGCAGGCGTTTGTGTGAGCAGTAATCCAACGACACAAGTCGAAATTATTGCTTCGCCAGTTATTGTTCAACCAGCTCCGGTTTCTGTTTGTAATACTTATTCATTACCGGCATTAACGGTTGGAAATTATTTTGCTGCTTCTGGAGGAGTATCTCCTTTAGATATTAATACTCCAATTACAGCAACGCAAACGGTATATATCTATGCTAATAATAATGGTTGTTCGGATGAAAAATCATTTACAGTAACCATAAATACAGCACCGTCACCAACAGTAAATGTGACTCAAACTTCTTGTTTGGTTCAAACAGGAACTATTGAAGTTACTTCGCCAATAGGAACATCTAGTGGTTTACCTTCAAATTTATTTATTTCTGAAGTAACAGATGAAGATGTAGGTTCTTTAACTTATGTTGAGATATTCAATGGAACAGGTTCATCAGTAGATTTAAGCAATTATAAATTGAAAGTATTCAATAATGGAAGCACAACCGCTTCTTGTGATAATCAATTAACAGGAATATTAAACAATAACAGCACATTTGTTATTGCCGTTGGAAGTATTGTTAATCAAGGCGGAGTAGTTCCTAATCAGGTTTTTGCTACTTGTGGAGGTGTAAATACTGACGACTACATTAAATTGACAACCAGTGCAAATGTTGATGTAGATTTATGGGGAAGAACTGATGGTACAAACTTTACACCAGCAAATCAGGCAGGTTATACTTACAGAAGAAATAATACGGCAACAGTTCCTAGTTTAACTTGGAATGCTGCTGATTGGACTTCTATTGACCCGCAAGATTACACCAACATTGGATCTTATGCTTTACCGCAATCAGGATACCAATATAGTTTAGACAATGGGGCTTATCAGGCAGGTACAACTTTCGCGAGCGTTGCTCCAGGGACACATACCATTACAGTGCTAGATTTAGCTACGGGATGTTTCTCAGTTCCGCTTACTGTTGTAATAGACCCAGTTCCGTTTACACCAACAGTTTTAGGATTTACTTATCCAACACCGGTTTGTCAAAATGCAACAATTACTATGACGCCTACTTTGGCTGCAGGATTTACCACTGGTGGTACTTTTTCTTCAACAACAGGTTTGAATATTGATCCAACAACAGGTTTGATTACTTTGTCTGGAAATGCAGGTTCATTACCAGGGAATTATACCGTTGTTTACAGTGTTGCTCCAAATAATGCCATTTGTTTGGCAGGTGGAAGTGCTACATTTGATATTGTGATTACTCCGGTAATTACTCCGGTAACTACTATTGCTTATCAATCTCAATATTGTATTGGAAGTGCTACTCCATTACCTGATACATCAGCTCCTGGATTTACAACTGGCGGAACTTTTTCATCCACAGCAGGTTTAGATATTAATCCTACTACTGGTGAAGTTCTTTCAACAAGTATACCGGGGACATACACTATCACTTATTCAATAACTGCTGATCCGGCAACATGTAGAGTTGCAAGTTCAAGTACGGATCAAATTGTCATTGGTTCACCGATACAAATTAGTGTTTCTGGGAACTGTGAAGGGATTGAATTTGTATTAACGGTTTCTCCAACTGAAGGGTCATTTGATTCAAATGTTACTTACACTTGGGAAAACAGTTCAGGTGCAAATGTTGGAAGCACTCAAAGTATTGTGGTTTCGGCTTTAGATACTTACACGGTTACGGTAACTTCTAACGGATGTCCAAATTCTAGTTTTATTGTAGTTGATGCTATTACTTGTGTTATTCAAAAAGGTATTTCTGCTAATAATGATGGATTAAATGATTCGTTCGACCTTAGAGGATTTAATGTTAAGAAACTAGGTATTTTTAACAGATATGGTGTAAAAGTTTATGAACAAAGCAATTATACTGACCAATGGAAAGGACAATCTGATGGTGGAGACGAACTCCCTGATGGAACTTATTATTTCGTTATTGAAAGAGATAATGGAGAGACCAGAACAGGTTGGATTTACATCAACAGAGTACAATAG
- a CDS encoding DUF6252 family protein gives MRTLKKVALLLVLVTVSAISFNCSSDSSSSSSSNFYLKCKVNGTWVEFADPMVINSLAKSITGNDADTGKVVTLFTPLDVANGTYTITDEPSNVDSYGGSYSDFNEDAYTDNETGTMNITEVTADVIKGTFSFTGDDGNGGTIIVTEGSFRAENIE, from the coding sequence ATGAGAACATTAAAAAAAGTAGCTCTTCTATTGGTATTAGTAACAGTGAGCGCCATTTCATTTAATTGTAGTTCTGACAGCAGTAGTAGTTCTTCTTCAAACTTTTATTTAAAATGTAAAGTGAACGGAACATGGGTTGAATTTGCAGACCCGATGGTGATCAATTCTTTAGCCAAATCAATCACCGGAAATGATGCTGATACCGGTAAAGTGGTAACATTGTTCACACCATTAGATGTTGCTAACGGAACATACACCATAACAGATGAACCGTCTAATGTTGATTCTTATGGAGGAAGTTACAGTGATTTTAACGAAGACGCATACACTGACAACGAAACCGGTACAATGAACATTACTGAAGTAACTGCAGATGTTATTAAAGGTACTTTTTCATTCACAGGCGATGATGGAAACGGAGGAACAATTATTGTAACAGAAGGAAGCTTTAGAGCTGAGAATATAGAATAG
- a CDS encoding type IX secretion system membrane protein PorP/SprF, whose amino-acid sequence MKKLYFIAILALSVTELRAQQDPHYTQYMYNMSVMNPAYAGSKEAVSGGFLYRKQWVEIEDAPTTGTFFIHSPVGRNVGLGLSVISDKIGPVEENNFYADFSYTLNLGGEHRLAFGMKAGVTMHKIDFNTIYPTLPDLNDDVFGNGNPNKTFLNVGSGVFYYTEKYYIAFSVPNMLKTKYLDFDGRQYGTEELHYFLTGGYVFDINPNLKFKPFAMVKSSLNAPTSFDVSTNFMLYDKLELGATYRVEDSFGAMVNFAITPSLRIGYAYDHIVSDLNTVTPSSHELMLLFDLNFPKKVSRSPRYF is encoded by the coding sequence ATGAAGAAACTATATTTCATTGCAATATTAGCTTTATCGGTAACAGAGTTAAGAGCACAGCAAGATCCTCATTACACTCAGTACATGTACAATATGAGTGTGATGAATCCGGCCTATGCCGGATCTAAAGAAGCTGTTTCAGGCGGATTTCTTTATCGTAAGCAATGGGTTGAGATAGAAGATGCACCTACAACAGGAACATTCTTTATCCACAGTCCAGTTGGAAGAAACGTTGGATTAGGACTTTCTGTTATATCCGATAAAATTGGACCGGTTGAAGAGAACAACTTCTATGCAGACTTCTCATATACGTTAAACTTAGGTGGTGAACACAGACTGGCTTTCGGTATGAAAGCCGGTGTGACCATGCACAAGATAGATTTCAACACCATCTATCCAACATTGCCTGATTTAAATGATGATGTCTTTGGTAACGGGAATCCTAACAAAACTTTCTTAAACGTTGGGTCCGGGGTTTTCTACTACACGGAAAAGTACTATATCGCTTTCTCTGTACCGAATATGTTAAAAACAAAATATTTGGATTTTGACGGTAGACAATATGGAACGGAAGAATTACATTATTTCTTAACTGGAGGTTATGTGTTTGATATCAATCCAAATTTGAAATTTAAACCTTTTGCGATGGTTAAATCATCGTTAAATGCGCCAACATCTTTTGATGTCTCAACCAATTTTATGCTTTATGATAAGTTAGAATTAGGAGCCACTTATAGAGTAGAAGACTCTTTCGGAGCTATGGTCAATTTTGCTATTACACCTAGTTTAAGAATTGGGTACGCTTATGACCACATTGTTTCAGACTTGAATACCGTAACACCATCTTCTCACGAGTTGATGTTATTATTCGATTTGAACTTCCCGAAAAAAGTATCACGTTCACCAAGATATTTCTAA
- the hflX gene encoding GTPase HflX, whose protein sequence is MLEKEVINFERTVIVGIITQNQSEEKLKEYLDELEFLTFTAGGEVIKRFSQKLERPNPKTFLGTGKMEEINLYIKEKNISTVIFDDELSPSQQKNISKILDCKILDRTNLILDIFAQRAETSYARTQVELAQCQYLLPRLSGMWTHLERQKGGIGLRGPGETEIETDRRIVRDRIALLKDKIKTIDKQMSVQRSNRGAMVRVALVGYTNVGKSTLMNVISKSEVFVENKLFATLDTTVRKVVIRNLPFLLSDTVGFIRKLPTQLVDSFKSTLDEVREADLLLHVVDISHPDFEEHINSVNQTLQDIKSNDKPIIMVFNKIDAYKHLVIDADDLMTEKTTKHNTLEDWKATWMSNVGAKNALFISATNKENFEEFRERVYEAVREIHITRFPYNKFLYPDYKDVIEEEE, encoded by the coding sequence ATGTTAGAAAAAGAAGTAATAAATTTTGAGCGTACCGTAATTGTTGGAATTATTACTCAAAATCAAAGCGAAGAAAAGTTAAAGGAATATTTGGATGAATTAGAGTTCCTGACATTTACAGCAGGAGGTGAAGTAATCAAACGCTTTTCTCAAAAACTGGAAAGACCAAATCCAAAAACTTTTTTGGGCACAGGAAAAATGGAAGAGATAAATCTTTACATCAAGGAAAAAAATATCTCAACCGTAATTTTTGACGATGAACTATCACCTTCACAACAAAAAAATATATCCAAAATTTTAGATTGCAAGATATTGGATCGGACCAATTTGATTTTGGACATCTTTGCACAGAGAGCGGAAACTTCCTATGCCAGAACCCAAGTTGAATTGGCACAATGCCAATACTTGTTACCACGTCTATCAGGAATGTGGACACACTTAGAGCGTCAAAAAGGTGGTATTGGACTTCGCGGTCCGGGAGAAACTGAAATTGAAACCGACAGAAGGATTGTCCGTGACCGAATTGCATTGTTAAAAGACAAAATCAAAACTATCGATAAACAAATGTCGGTTCAAAGAAGCAATCGAGGCGCAATGGTTCGTGTAGCTTTGGTAGGTTACACCAATGTGGGAAAATCAACTTTGATGAATGTCATCAGCAAAAGTGAAGTTTTTGTAGAAAATAAATTATTTGCAACGCTAGACACTACCGTTCGTAAAGTCGTTATCAGAAACCTGCCTTTCTTACTATCAGACACGGTTGGATTTATTAGAAAATTGCCTACTCAATTAGTAGACTCATTTAAAAGCACGCTTGACGAAGTTCGTGAAGCTGACTTGTTATTACACGTTGTTGATATTTCACATCCCGATTTTGAAGAACACATCAATTCTGTTAATCAAACGCTACAAGACATCAAAAGCAATGATAAACCAATCATCATGGTTTTTAATAAAATTGATGCGTATAAACACCTCGTTATTGATGCAGATGATTTAATGACTGAAAAAACAACAAAGCACAATACACTTGAAGATTGGAAAGCTACTTGGATGAGCAATGTTGGTGCAAAAAACGCCCTATTTATTTCAGCAACAAACAAAGAAAATTTCGAAGAATTCAGAGAAAGAGTTTATGAAGCAGTAAGAGAAATTCACATTACGCGATTCCCATACAATAAATTTCTATATCCGGATTATAAAGATGTAATTGAAGAAGAAGAATAG